Proteins co-encoded in one Paracrocinitomix mangrovi genomic window:
- a CDS encoding T9SS type A sorting domain-containing protein: protein MKNLFLILLLLSGYCSFSQDPQLGWAKQINGAFDNSEKLFVDDSGYVYVTGIFQGSADFDPGPNTFIMTSNGGDDVFILKLDPDGNFIWAKQIGGPGNESVAGIQTDEEENVYIAGIFEDSVDFDPGPQNQILTSSPVNSLYVLKLNGNGNFVWVKNVGNSYGTILSAMHLDSENNICFGGKFNFQIDMDPGPGVYNLDPSGVGSSNMYITKLDSAGNFLWAFNLGNSSGYDLINSLCHDDLNSIYITGQFADTVDFDPSGNSFELIGPSSLSSGFICKYSSNGELIWANSMIVEGIGDVLPNSITVDYNYNVITMGTFTGVVDFNPLVSSNPFVLNSNNSIGFYTNDAFINKLDASGNFVFTKQITGYNYAEGASVSTNENGEIYGIGRFSDTIDCDPGPNAVNFISASALDLYVLKLDENGSFSWARQIGGDNNTFIDCKIQFKPNDKIYLTGSFFGNIDFDPDSTNYIMNSSVQGYDSFIIMWNEINGLGTPFFMEDNFEIFPNPTEQLLNITSQFKETVSVDVYNMEGALVLQKKLSTNESTINVSSIPTGLYLVKFQLKDQIMVRKFIKK, encoded by the coding sequence ATGAAAAATTTATTTCTAATTCTTTTATTGTTATCCGGCTATTGTAGTTTTTCACAGGATCCACAACTGGGTTGGGCCAAACAAATTAACGGCGCATTTGATAACAGTGAAAAACTCTTTGTTGACGATTCAGGATATGTTTATGTAACCGGCATTTTTCAAGGAAGTGCCGACTTTGATCCGGGACCTAATACATTTATTATGACTTCCAATGGAGGTGATGATGTATTTATTTTAAAATTAGATCCGGATGGAAACTTTATTTGGGCCAAACAGATTGGCGGACCCGGTAATGAATCTGTAGCGGGAATCCAAACTGATGAAGAGGAAAACGTTTACATAGCGGGCATTTTTGAAGACTCGGTTGACTTTGATCCGGGACCTCAAAACCAAATATTAACAAGTAGCCCGGTAAATTCTCTATACGTATTAAAATTGAATGGAAATGGCAATTTTGTATGGGTCAAAAATGTTGGTAATTCTTACGGAACTATATTATCAGCAATGCACCTGGATAGCGAAAACAACATTTGCTTTGGAGGAAAATTTAATTTTCAAATTGACATGGATCCCGGGCCTGGAGTTTACAATCTAGACCCTTCTGGAGTTGGTTCTTCTAACATGTATATTACTAAATTAGATTCTGCAGGTAATTTCTTATGGGCATTTAATTTAGGTAACAGTAGTGGTTACGATCTTATAAACTCACTTTGTCATGATGATTTGAATAGTATTTATATCACGGGGCAATTCGCTGACACGGTTGATTTTGATCCAAGTGGAAACTCGTTTGAATTGATTGGTCCAAGTTCATTATCCAGTGGGTTTATTTGCAAATATTCAAGTAATGGTGAATTAATTTGGGCAAATTCAATGATTGTAGAAGGAATTGGAGATGTTTTACCTAACTCTATTACAGTAGATTACAATTATAATGTTATAACAATGGGAACATTTACCGGAGTTGTAGATTTTAACCCATTGGTCTCTTCAAATCCATTTGTACTGAATTCCAATAACTCTATCGGTTTTTATACAAATGATGCTTTTATCAACAAGTTAGATGCTTCAGGAAACTTTGTATTTACAAAACAAATAACCGGATATAATTATGCAGAAGGAGCCTCCGTTTCAACAAATGAAAATGGAGAGATTTATGGTATAGGTAGATTTTCAGACACAATAGACTGTGATCCGGGTCCTAATGCTGTCAACTTCATTTCTGCCAGCGCATTAGATCTTTACGTATTAAAACTTGATGAAAATGGTAGTTTTAGTTGGGCCAGACAAATTGGTGGTGATAACAATACTTTCATAGATTGCAAAATTCAATTCAAACCGAATGATAAGATATACTTAACCGGGTCCTTTTTTGGAAATATTGATTTTGACCCTGATTCAACCAATTATATAATGAATTCAAGTGTACAGGGATATGATTCATTTATTATTATGTGGAACGAAATTAATGGACTCGGAACTCCGTTTTTCATGGAAGATAATTTTGAAATTTTCCCAAATCCTACCGAACAACTATTAAATATAACATCTCAATTTAAAGAAACAGTTAGCGTTGATGTTTACAATATGGAGGGAGCTTTGGTATTGCAGAAAAAATTGTCTACCAATGAATCAACCATAAATGTATCCTCTATACCAACCGGCCTTTATTTGGTCAAATTTCAATTAAAGGACCAAATAATGGTGCGGAAATTTATAAAGAAATAG
- a CDS encoding T9SS type A sorting domain-containing protein, translating into MKNIILSLIGLISFNIGQAQWLSDTYIMDFEDTTHNHQLFIDTVSNPNNIWQIGPPQKAVLSTAYSVPNVIITDTVNYYPTNDTSSFIFTNTESGGGFEYQHTAVIAGFYKVQTDSLNDNGYLEFSPDNGTTWIDLINDTVYSSYYSWETLKPTFTGNSNGWQQFSVNVAGLGSVFNIQYGDTVLYKFTFISDNNPDTLGGLMFDDFSFIDYVEGIEELSASTISSTVIPNPADDLFVIKFENKEAQAFSLSIYDTSGKLVFKKDDCQEEMINLDADLLQSGLYSYVLSNRSRNKIARGKILIK; encoded by the coding sequence ATGAAAAATATAATACTCTCTCTAATTGGTTTGATCTCTTTTAATATTGGACAGGCCCAATGGTTATCTGATACTTACATAATGGATTTTGAAGATACTACCCACAACCATCAATTATTTATTGATACGGTTAGCAATCCCAATAATATCTGGCAAATAGGTCCACCTCAAAAAGCAGTATTGTCTACTGCCTATTCAGTTCCTAATGTGATTATCACAGATACGGTAAATTATTACCCTACAAATGACACTTCTTCTTTTATCTTCACCAATACTGAAAGCGGTGGAGGATTTGAATATCAACATACGGCTGTAATTGCTGGTTTTTACAAGGTGCAGACTGATTCACTGAATGACAACGGTTATCTTGAATTTTCACCGGACAATGGTACCACCTGGATTGATTTAATCAATGACACTGTTTATAGCAGCTATTATAGTTGGGAAACACTGAAACCTACATTTACAGGGAATTCTAATGGATGGCAACAGTTTAGCGTAAATGTTGCCGGCTTAGGTTCTGTGTTCAATATTCAATATGGTGACACTGTTCTTTATAAATTCACTTTCATATCCGACAACAATCCTGACACACTTGGTGGTCTTATGTTTGATGATTTCTCATTTATTGATTATGTAGAAGGGATAGAAGAACTTTCAGCTTCTACCATTTCATCTACTGTTATTCCAAATCCGGCAGACGATTTATTTGTGATCAAGTTTGAAAATAAAGAAGCACAAGCTTTTAGTTTGAGCATCTATGATACTTCAGGGAAACTAGTTTTCAAGAAAGATGATTGCCAGGAAGAAATGATCAATTTAGATGCAGATTTACTTCAATCTGGCTTATACAGTTATGTACTCAGTAATCGCAGTCGCAACAAAATTGCCAGAGGCAAAATCTTGATTAAATAG